Part of the Methanobrevibacter ruminantium genome, TTTATTAAATACTTTCATATTCATTTTAATAATTATATAAATAAAAATATTGATTAATTAAGATTTTATAAAATACTTTCGTATTCACTGTAATGATTAATGTTAATTAATTCATTTGGATGATTCTCATTAACTCCATAAAAATCAAATCCGTCAGCAAATATCTCCCTTAAAATAGGATTTAGATTATCATCCTTACCTTCTAGATATTTGATTAATTCCATCCTATCTGCTGCAAAAGGCATTCCTAATCCTTCAGCCGTATCTAGTTTTCCTGTCTTGCGCCTTCTAAGAATTGAAATGGTCTTTCCAGGATTGTCTGAGTCAAAAAGAGTGTTTAAGATATCATTAAAAGTTTCCGTGCTGACTGTAGGCTGATCTCCAGTTACACATAAAGCAATGTCTGAATTGATTTTTTGAAGACCATTTAATAAAGAAACAGAAAGACCTACATCTATTGGGTCGTTTTTAATAACTTTTAATCTATCATCATTAATATTATTAATGAAAGGCAATATTTCGTCACAGTAATGGCCAAGAACTACTATACATTCATCGATATTTTCAGTATTCAACACATTATGAATAGTAGTTTCAATGATTGTACTGGAATATTTCCCATTCTTTAATGGAAGTGTAAGCTTATTTTGTAGGGGAATATTCAAGTTTTCCTGATCTTTTCTCATTCTAGAATTTTTTCCAGCTGCAGTTATCACTGCTGAGACTGTAAGCATAATATTACCTTTATTAATAATTATTTTTTAATAAATTTTTAAAAATTTTAATAAATAAACAATTGAAACAATTCCAGTAATAATTATTGCATTAGCATCAATTGTTTGTGTTGTTTGTTGAATTTGTGCTATTGGTTTGATTTGCAATATAGCTATTAGGAATCATTTCATAAACATCCGTATAGATTCTCATTCCAGCACCGGAACCTTCTGTCCACATTTTGATTTTAATAGGATAGGATAATGTGTTATTAATCTTGATTCCAGTAGACGGACTGAAACCGTAAAGCACTGCATCACGTCCAGAATCCATACCAATTGGCAAACTGAAACCTAAAGATAAAACAGCATTTCTCAATGATCTTGCTGGAGGGCATACACCATGTGTAGCCATTCCGGATTCTGCTTCCCTTTCAGGCACTGAACTGAATCCAACACCTTCTCTTCCACATCCATATGCATTTGATGGGATAATGGTTCCGTTCCAAGCCTTTACAAATTGCTTTGCATTGAATTCCCTGTTTGCATCATTGTATTGTGGATGAGAATCCAAATAAGTGTATGTGCTTGCCACTTTGGTTTCAGTATAGTTTTCACCATAAACAACAACAGGAGAACCTCCAGGATATTTGAGAGAATACTCATAAGCTTCAGGGAACTTTTCTTTTAACATATCTGGAGTAATATAAGACCTATTATCATTAAAACCATTAATGCAGTAATCTAAATTGTATTTAGAACCTTGACCGTAATGATTGTACCAATACTTTAAGGTTTCCACATTTACCCTTTGACCAGGAATTGTATCGTTAGTCATGGTTTTTGGATCAATATGACCTACTGTTTGATTGGTCTTATTATTGAAAATGTCTATTCCATCTGGAACAATTTTTGCTTGTAAATATGGGCTGTTATATCCCCAAACAAAGTCTCCAGGAGGATTTACGGTAATCTTGTCATTATCCACAACCACATATCCAGGACCTTCAAATTCATCCACTACACCATCTGAACTTACATTTCCATAAAGCAATTCAGATGATGGGGTTGGAACTGCCCCTGTGGCAATTGAGAAAAAGGCATCCACGATTTCACCATCTCCTATTTGGGTTAGTAAAGAACCAAAATTGGAAACGATAGGATATTTGTCTATCTTGTTTTTATCTATTACGTTATCTCCTGCAAATACAGTGCTTCCGTTATCATACTTAGCTATTTCACTCATATTCTGATGATGAGTGGTTGTAGTTGCAAGGGAGACAGGTATTAGAACAATAATTATTGCAATCAATGCAACAAATATTTTAAATGAATTTCTTTGTGTTAAACTTCTTGAGCTAATACTTACACTTCCTTTATTTAAATCTTAAATTTATAAATATATGATTATGAATTGTTTAATGATTTGATTTATTATGAATTATTTTATTATGATTTTTTATTATTTTTTTAGATATTTTTCTTTATTCAAACATTAGCTTATTTTCCCTAGAATTACAGTAATCACAAATCTG contains:
- a CDS encoding nucleotidyltransferase family protein produces the protein MLTVSAVITAAGKNSRMRKDQENLNIPLQNKLTLPLKNGKYSSTIIETTIHNVLNTENIDECIVVLGHYCDEILPFINNINDDRLKVIKNDPIDVGLSVSLLNGLQKINSDIALCVTGDQPTVSTETFNDILNTLFDSDNPGKTISILRRRKTGKLDTAEGLGMPFAADRMELIKYLEGKDDNLNPILREIFADGFDFYGVNENHPNELININHYSEYESIL